A stretch of Apodemus sylvaticus chromosome 18, mApoSyl1.1, whole genome shotgun sequence DNA encodes these proteins:
- the Upf1 gene encoding regulator of nonsense transcripts 1 isoform X1 — translation MSVEAYGPSSQTLTFLDTEEAELLGADTQGSEFEFTDFTLPSQTQTPPGGPGGAGGPGGAGAGGAAGQLDAQVGPEGILQNGAVDDSVAKTSQLLAELNFEEDEEDTYYTKDLPVHACSYCGIHDPACVVYCNTSKKWFCNGRGNTSGSHIVNHLVRAKCKEVTLHKDGPLGETVLECYNCGCRNVFLLGFIPAKADSVVVLLCRQPCASQSSLKDINWDSSQWQPLIQDRCFLSWLVKIPSEQEQLRARQITAQQINKLEELWKENPSATLEDLEKPGVDEEPQHVLLRYEDAYQYQNIFGPLVKLEADYDKKLKESQTQDNITVRWDLGLNKKRIAFFTLPKTDSGNEDLVIIWLRDMRLMQGDEICLRYKGDLAPLWKGIGHVIKVPDNLTQWPDYGDEIAIELRSSVGAPVEVTHNFQVDFVWKSTSFDRMQSALKTFAVDETSVSGYIYHKLLGHEVEDVVIKCQLPKRFTAQGLPDLNHSQVYAVKTVLQRPLSLIQGPPGTGKTVTSATIVYHLARQGNGPVLVCAPSNIAVDQLTEKIHQTGLKVVRLCAKSREAIDSPVSFLALHNQIRNMDSMPELQKLQQLKDETGELSSADEKRYRALKRTAERELLMNADVICCTCVGAGDPRLAKMQFRSILIDESTQATEPECMVPVVLGAKQLILVGDHCQLGPVVMCKKAAKAGLSQSLFERLVVLGIRPIRLQVQYRMHPALSAFPSNIFYEGSLQNGVTAADRVKKGFDFQWPQPDKPMFFYVTQGQEEIASSGTSYLNRTEAANVEKITTKLLKAGAKPDQIGIITPYEGQRSYLVQYMQFSGSLHTKLYQEVEIASVDAFQGREKDFIILSCVRANEHQGIGFLNDPRRLNVALTRARYGVIIVGNPKALSKQPLWNHLLSYYKEQKALVEGPLNNLRESLMQFSKPRKLVNTVNPGARFMTTAMYDAREAIIPGSVYDRSSQGRPSNMYFQTHDQISMISAGPSHVAAMNIPIPFNLVMPPMPPPGYFGQANGPAAGRGTPKSKTGRGGRQKNRFGLPGPSQTTLPNSQASQDVASQPFSQGALTQGYVSMSQPSQMSQPGLSQPELSQDSYLGDEFKSQIDVALSQDSTYQGERAYQHGGVTGLSQY, via the exons ATGAGCGTGGAGGCGTACGGCCCCAGCTCGCAGACACTCACCTTCTTGGACACTGAAGAGGCCGAGCTGCTCGGCGCCGACACCCAGGGCTCCGAGTTCGAGTTCACCGACTTCACCCTCCCCAGCCAGACTCAGACGCCCCCCGGCGGCCCCGGCGGCGCGGGAGGCCCGGGTGGAGCGGGCGCAGGCGGCGCGGCCGGCCAGCTCGACGCGCAA GTTGGACCAGAGGGCATCTTGCAGAATGGGGCTGTCGATGACAGTGTGGCCAAGACCAGCCAACTGTTGGCTGAGCTGAACtttgaggaagatgaagaggacaCGTACTACACCAAGGACCTCCCCGTCCACGCCTGCAG TTACTGCGGAATCCATGATCCTGCCTGCGTGGTTTACTGTAATACCAGCAAGAAGTGGTTCTGCAATGGCCGAGGAAATACTTCTGGCAG CCACATTGTAAATCACCTCGTGAGGGCAAAATGCAAGGAAGTGACGCTGCACAAGGACGGGCCTCTGGGCGAGACAGTGCTGGAGTGCTACAACTGCGGCTGCCGCAACGTCTTCCTGCTGGGCTTCATTCCTGCCAAGGCCGACTCTGTGGTGGTGCTGCTGTGCAG GCAGCCCTGTGCCAGCCAGAGCAGCCTGAAGGACATCAACTGGGACAGCTCACAGTGGCAGCCCCTGATCCAGGACCGGTGCTTCCTGTCATGGCTGGTGAAGATTCCCTCCGAGCAGGAGCAGCTAAGAGCACGGCAGATCACTGCCCAGCAGATCAACAAGCTGGAGGAGCTCTGGAAG GAAAATCCCTCAGCCACCCTGGAGGACCTGGAGAAGCCAGGCGTGGACGAGGAGCCACAGCATGTGCTGCTGCGGTACGAGGATGCTTACCAGTACCAGAACATCTTCGGGCCGCTGGTCAAGCTGGAGGCTGACTATGACAAGAAGTTGAAGGAGTCACAG ACTCAAGATAACATCACGGTCAGGTGGGACCTGGGCCTTAACAAGAAGAGAATCGCCTTCTTCACTTTGCCCAAGACTGACTCTGGTAATGAGGATTTAGTCATAATTTGGTTAAGAG ATATGCGGCTCATGCAGGGTGATGAGATCTGTCTGCGGTACAAAGGCGATCTGGCGCCCCTGTGGAAGGGGATCGGCCACGTCATCAAGGTTCCCGATA ACTTAACTCAGTGGCCAGATTACGGGGATGAGATTGCTATTGAGCTCCGCAGCAGCGTGGGTGCCCCTGTGGAAGTGACTCACAACTTCCAAGTGGATTTTGTGTGGAAGTCAACCTCTTTTGATAG GATGCAGAGCGCACTGAAGACCTTTGCTGTGGACGAAACCTCTGTGTCTGGGTATATTTACCACAAGCTGCTGGGCCACGAGGTGGAGGATGTGGTCATCAAGTGTCAGCTGCCCAAGCGCTTCACAGCCCAGGGGCTGCCTGACCTCAACCACTCTCAG GTGTATGCTGTGAAGACTGTGCTGCAGAGACCACTCAGCCTCATCCAGGGCCCTCCAGGCACAGGGAAGACTGTGACTTCAGCCACTATTGTCTACCACCTTGCTCGGCAGGGCAACGG GCCTGTGCTGGTCTGTGCTCCAAGTAACATCGCCGTGGACCAGCTCACAGAGAAGATCCACCAGACGGGGCTGAAGGTCGTACGCCTGTGTGCCAAGAGCCGAGAGGCCATTGACTCCCCGGTGTCCTTCCTGGCTTTGCACAACCAGATCAGGAACATGGACAG CATGCCCGAGCTGCAGAAGCTGCAGCAGCTGAAGGATGAGACAGGCGAGCTGTCATCTGCAGATGAGAAGCGGTACCGTGCGCTCAAGCGTACAGCCGAGAGAGAACTTCTCATG AATGCAGATGTCATCTGCTGCACATGTGTGGGTGCTGGTGACCCGAGGCTGGCCAAGATGCAGTTCCGGTCCATCCTCATTGACGAGAGCACACAGGCTACCGAGCCCGAGTGCATGGTGCCCGTGGTCCTTGGGGCCAAGCAG CTGATCCTCGTGGGTGACCACTGCCAGCTGGGCCCAGTGGTGATGTGCAAGAAGGCAGCCAAGGCCGGGCTGTCACAATCGCTCTTCGAGCGCTTGGTGGTGCTGGGCATCCGGCCCATCCGCCTGCAGGTGCAATACCGCATGCACCCTGCACTCAGCGCCTTCCCGTCCAACATCTTCTACGAGGGCTCATTGCAGAATGGTGTCACTGCAG CGGACCGTGTCAAGAAGGGCTTTGACTTCCAATGGCCACAGCCTGACAAGCCCATGTTCTTCTACGTGACACAGGGCCAGGAGGAGATTGCCAGCTCTGGCACGTCCTACCTCAACAG GACGGAGGCAGCCAATGTGGAGAAGATAACGACGAAGCTGTTGAAGGCAGGGGCAAAGCCTGACCAGATTGGCATCATCACGCCGTACGAGGGCCAGCGCTCCTACTTGGTGCAGTACATGCAGTTCAGCGGCTCCCTGCACACAAAGCTCTACCAG GAAGTGGAGATTGCCAGTGTGGATGCCTTCCAGGGCCGGGAGAAGGACTTCATCATTCTGTCCTGCGTGCGCGCCAACGAACACCAGGGTATTGGGTTCCTAAACGACCCCCGGCGTCTCAATGTGGCTCTCACCAGAGCAAG ATACGGCGTGATCATTGTGGGTAACCCAAAGGCGCTGTCGAAGCAGCCCCTGTGGAACCACCTGCTGAGCTACTACAAGGAGCAGAAGGCGCTGGTGGAAGGGCCGCTCAACAACCTGCGGGAGAGCCTCATGCAGTTCAGCAAGCCTCGAAAACTCGTCAACACAGTCAACCCG GGGGCCCGCTTCATGACTACTGCCATGTATGATGCCCGGGAGGCCATCATCCCCGGATCTGTCTATGACCGCAGCAGCCAGG GCCGGCCCTCGAACATGTACTTCCAGACCCATGACCAGATCAGCATGATCAGCGCAGGCCCCAGCCACGTGGCCGCCATGAACATCCCCATCCCCTTCAACCTGGTCATGCCCCCCATGCCGCCACCGGGCTACTTCGGACAGGCCAACGGGCCAGCTGCTG GTCGGGGCACCCCAAAAAGCAAGACTGGCCGTGGGGGCCGCCAGAAGAACCGCTTTGGGCTTCCTGGGCCCAGCCAGACCACCCTTCCCAAcagccaggccagccaagacGTGGCCTCCCAGCCCTTCTCACAGGGAGCCCTCACACAGGGCTACGTGTCCATGAGCCAGCCCTCCCAGATGAGCCAGCCTGGCCTCTCCCAGCCGGAACTGTCCCAG GACAGCTACCTCGGTGATGAGTTTAAGTCACAGATAGATGTGGCACTCTCACAAGACTCCACATACCAGGGAGAGCGGGCGTACCAGCACGGCGGCGTCACCGGGCTGTCCCAGTACTAG
- the Upf1 gene encoding regulator of nonsense transcripts 1 isoform X3 has translation MSVEAYGPSSQTLTFLDTEEAELLGADTQGSEFEFTDFTLPSQTQTPPGGPGGAGGPGGAGAGGAAGQLDAQVGPEGILQNGAVDDSVAKTSQLLAELNFEEDEEDTYYTKDLPVHACSYCGIHDPACVVYCNTSKKWFCNGRGNTSGSHIVNHLVRAKCKEVTLHKDGPLGETVLECYNCGCRNVFLLGFIPAKADSVVVLLCRQPCASQSSLKDINWDSSQWQPLIQDRCFLSWLVKIPSEQEQLRARQITAQQINKLEELWKENPSATLEDLEKPGVDEEPQHVLLRYEDAYQYQNIFGPLVKLEADYDKKLKESQTQDNITVRWDLGLNKKRIAFFTLPKTDSDMRLMQGDEICLRYKGDLAPLWKGIGHVIKVPDNLTQWPDYGDEIAIELRSSVGAPVEVTHNFQVDFVWKSTSFDRMQSALKTFAVDETSVSGYIYHKLLGHEVEDVVIKCQLPKRFTAQGLPDLNHSQVYAVKTVLQRPLSLIQGPPGTGKTVTSATIVYHLARQGNGPVLVCAPSNIAVDQLTEKIHQTGLKVVRLCAKSREAIDSPVSFLALHNQIRNMDSMPELQKLQQLKDETGELSSADEKRYRALKRTAERELLMNADVICCTCVGAGDPRLAKMQFRSILIDESTQATEPECMVPVVLGAKQLILVGDHCQLGPVVMCKKAAKAGLSQSLFERLVVLGIRPIRLQVQYRMHPALSAFPSNIFYEGSLQNGVTAADRVKKGFDFQWPQPDKPMFFYVTQGQEEIASSGTSYLNRTEAANVEKITTKLLKAGAKPDQIGIITPYEGQRSYLVQYMQFSGSLHTKLYQEVEIASVDAFQGREKDFIILSCVRANEHQGIGFLNDPRRLNVALTRARYGVIIVGNPKALSKQPLWNHLLSYYKEQKALVEGPLNNLRESLMQFSKPRKLVNTVNPGARFMTTAMYDAREAIIPGSVYDRSSQGRPSNMYFQTHDQISMISAGPSHVAAMNIPIPFNLVMPPMPPPGYFGQANGPAAGRGTPKSKTGRGGRQKNRFGLPGPSQTTLPNSQASQDVASQPFSQGALTQGYVSMSQPSQMSQPGLSQPELSQDSYLGDEFKSQIDVALSQDSTYQGERAYQHGGVTGLSQY, from the exons ATGAGCGTGGAGGCGTACGGCCCCAGCTCGCAGACACTCACCTTCTTGGACACTGAAGAGGCCGAGCTGCTCGGCGCCGACACCCAGGGCTCCGAGTTCGAGTTCACCGACTTCACCCTCCCCAGCCAGACTCAGACGCCCCCCGGCGGCCCCGGCGGCGCGGGAGGCCCGGGTGGAGCGGGCGCAGGCGGCGCGGCCGGCCAGCTCGACGCGCAA GTTGGACCAGAGGGCATCTTGCAGAATGGGGCTGTCGATGACAGTGTGGCCAAGACCAGCCAACTGTTGGCTGAGCTGAACtttgaggaagatgaagaggacaCGTACTACACCAAGGACCTCCCCGTCCACGCCTGCAG TTACTGCGGAATCCATGATCCTGCCTGCGTGGTTTACTGTAATACCAGCAAGAAGTGGTTCTGCAATGGCCGAGGAAATACTTCTGGCAG CCACATTGTAAATCACCTCGTGAGGGCAAAATGCAAGGAAGTGACGCTGCACAAGGACGGGCCTCTGGGCGAGACAGTGCTGGAGTGCTACAACTGCGGCTGCCGCAACGTCTTCCTGCTGGGCTTCATTCCTGCCAAGGCCGACTCTGTGGTGGTGCTGCTGTGCAG GCAGCCCTGTGCCAGCCAGAGCAGCCTGAAGGACATCAACTGGGACAGCTCACAGTGGCAGCCCCTGATCCAGGACCGGTGCTTCCTGTCATGGCTGGTGAAGATTCCCTCCGAGCAGGAGCAGCTAAGAGCACGGCAGATCACTGCCCAGCAGATCAACAAGCTGGAGGAGCTCTGGAAG GAAAATCCCTCAGCCACCCTGGAGGACCTGGAGAAGCCAGGCGTGGACGAGGAGCCACAGCATGTGCTGCTGCGGTACGAGGATGCTTACCAGTACCAGAACATCTTCGGGCCGCTGGTCAAGCTGGAGGCTGACTATGACAAGAAGTTGAAGGAGTCACAG ACTCAAGATAACATCACGGTCAGGTGGGACCTGGGCCTTAACAAGAAGAGAATCGCCTTCTTCACTTTGCCCAAGACTGACTCTG ATATGCGGCTCATGCAGGGTGATGAGATCTGTCTGCGGTACAAAGGCGATCTGGCGCCCCTGTGGAAGGGGATCGGCCACGTCATCAAGGTTCCCGATA ACTTAACTCAGTGGCCAGATTACGGGGATGAGATTGCTATTGAGCTCCGCAGCAGCGTGGGTGCCCCTGTGGAAGTGACTCACAACTTCCAAGTGGATTTTGTGTGGAAGTCAACCTCTTTTGATAG GATGCAGAGCGCACTGAAGACCTTTGCTGTGGACGAAACCTCTGTGTCTGGGTATATTTACCACAAGCTGCTGGGCCACGAGGTGGAGGATGTGGTCATCAAGTGTCAGCTGCCCAAGCGCTTCACAGCCCAGGGGCTGCCTGACCTCAACCACTCTCAG GTGTATGCTGTGAAGACTGTGCTGCAGAGACCACTCAGCCTCATCCAGGGCCCTCCAGGCACAGGGAAGACTGTGACTTCAGCCACTATTGTCTACCACCTTGCTCGGCAGGGCAACGG GCCTGTGCTGGTCTGTGCTCCAAGTAACATCGCCGTGGACCAGCTCACAGAGAAGATCCACCAGACGGGGCTGAAGGTCGTACGCCTGTGTGCCAAGAGCCGAGAGGCCATTGACTCCCCGGTGTCCTTCCTGGCTTTGCACAACCAGATCAGGAACATGGACAG CATGCCCGAGCTGCAGAAGCTGCAGCAGCTGAAGGATGAGACAGGCGAGCTGTCATCTGCAGATGAGAAGCGGTACCGTGCGCTCAAGCGTACAGCCGAGAGAGAACTTCTCATG AATGCAGATGTCATCTGCTGCACATGTGTGGGTGCTGGTGACCCGAGGCTGGCCAAGATGCAGTTCCGGTCCATCCTCATTGACGAGAGCACACAGGCTACCGAGCCCGAGTGCATGGTGCCCGTGGTCCTTGGGGCCAAGCAG CTGATCCTCGTGGGTGACCACTGCCAGCTGGGCCCAGTGGTGATGTGCAAGAAGGCAGCCAAGGCCGGGCTGTCACAATCGCTCTTCGAGCGCTTGGTGGTGCTGGGCATCCGGCCCATCCGCCTGCAGGTGCAATACCGCATGCACCCTGCACTCAGCGCCTTCCCGTCCAACATCTTCTACGAGGGCTCATTGCAGAATGGTGTCACTGCAG CGGACCGTGTCAAGAAGGGCTTTGACTTCCAATGGCCACAGCCTGACAAGCCCATGTTCTTCTACGTGACACAGGGCCAGGAGGAGATTGCCAGCTCTGGCACGTCCTACCTCAACAG GACGGAGGCAGCCAATGTGGAGAAGATAACGACGAAGCTGTTGAAGGCAGGGGCAAAGCCTGACCAGATTGGCATCATCACGCCGTACGAGGGCCAGCGCTCCTACTTGGTGCAGTACATGCAGTTCAGCGGCTCCCTGCACACAAAGCTCTACCAG GAAGTGGAGATTGCCAGTGTGGATGCCTTCCAGGGCCGGGAGAAGGACTTCATCATTCTGTCCTGCGTGCGCGCCAACGAACACCAGGGTATTGGGTTCCTAAACGACCCCCGGCGTCTCAATGTGGCTCTCACCAGAGCAAG ATACGGCGTGATCATTGTGGGTAACCCAAAGGCGCTGTCGAAGCAGCCCCTGTGGAACCACCTGCTGAGCTACTACAAGGAGCAGAAGGCGCTGGTGGAAGGGCCGCTCAACAACCTGCGGGAGAGCCTCATGCAGTTCAGCAAGCCTCGAAAACTCGTCAACACAGTCAACCCG GGGGCCCGCTTCATGACTACTGCCATGTATGATGCCCGGGAGGCCATCATCCCCGGATCTGTCTATGACCGCAGCAGCCAGG GCCGGCCCTCGAACATGTACTTCCAGACCCATGACCAGATCAGCATGATCAGCGCAGGCCCCAGCCACGTGGCCGCCATGAACATCCCCATCCCCTTCAACCTGGTCATGCCCCCCATGCCGCCACCGGGCTACTTCGGACAGGCCAACGGGCCAGCTGCTG GTCGGGGCACCCCAAAAAGCAAGACTGGCCGTGGGGGCCGCCAGAAGAACCGCTTTGGGCTTCCTGGGCCCAGCCAGACCACCCTTCCCAAcagccaggccagccaagacGTGGCCTCCCAGCCCTTCTCACAGGGAGCCCTCACACAGGGCTACGTGTCCATGAGCCAGCCCTCCCAGATGAGCCAGCCTGGCCTCTCCCAGCCGGAACTGTCCCAG GACAGCTACCTCGGTGATGAGTTTAAGTCACAGATAGATGTGGCACTCTCACAAGACTCCACATACCAGGGAGAGCGGGCGTACCAGCACGGCGGCGTCACCGGGCTGTCCCAGTACTAG
- the Upf1 gene encoding regulator of nonsense transcripts 1 isoform X2 yields the protein MSVEAYGPSSQTLTFLDTEEAELLGADTQGSEFEFTDFTLPSQTQTPPGGPGGAGGPGGAGAGGAAGQLDAQVGPEGILQNGAVDDSVAKTSQLLAELNFEEDEEDTYYTKDLPVHACSYCGIHDPACVVYCNTSKKWFCNGRGNTSGSHIVNHLVRAKCKEVTLHKDGPLGETVLECYNCGCRNVFLLGFIPAKADSVVVLLCRQPCASQSSLKDINWDSSQWQPLIQDRCFLSWLVKIPSEQEQLRARQITAQQINKLEELWKENPSATLEDLEKPGVDEEPQHVLLRYEDAYQYQNIFGPLVKLEADYDKKLKESQTQDNITVRWDLGLNKKRIAFFTLPKTDSGNEDLVIIWLRDMRLMQGDEICLRYKGDLAPLWKGIGHVIKVPDNYGDEIAIELRSSVGAPVEVTHNFQVDFVWKSTSFDRMQSALKTFAVDETSVSGYIYHKLLGHEVEDVVIKCQLPKRFTAQGLPDLNHSQVYAVKTVLQRPLSLIQGPPGTGKTVTSATIVYHLARQGNGPVLVCAPSNIAVDQLTEKIHQTGLKVVRLCAKSREAIDSPVSFLALHNQIRNMDSMPELQKLQQLKDETGELSSADEKRYRALKRTAERELLMNADVICCTCVGAGDPRLAKMQFRSILIDESTQATEPECMVPVVLGAKQLILVGDHCQLGPVVMCKKAAKAGLSQSLFERLVVLGIRPIRLQVQYRMHPALSAFPSNIFYEGSLQNGVTAADRVKKGFDFQWPQPDKPMFFYVTQGQEEIASSGTSYLNRTEAANVEKITTKLLKAGAKPDQIGIITPYEGQRSYLVQYMQFSGSLHTKLYQEVEIASVDAFQGREKDFIILSCVRANEHQGIGFLNDPRRLNVALTRARYGVIIVGNPKALSKQPLWNHLLSYYKEQKALVEGPLNNLRESLMQFSKPRKLVNTVNPGARFMTTAMYDAREAIIPGSVYDRSSQGRPSNMYFQTHDQISMISAGPSHVAAMNIPIPFNLVMPPMPPPGYFGQANGPAAGRGTPKSKTGRGGRQKNRFGLPGPSQTTLPNSQASQDVASQPFSQGALTQGYVSMSQPSQMSQPGLSQPELSQDSYLGDEFKSQIDVALSQDSTYQGERAYQHGGVTGLSQY from the exons ATGAGCGTGGAGGCGTACGGCCCCAGCTCGCAGACACTCACCTTCTTGGACACTGAAGAGGCCGAGCTGCTCGGCGCCGACACCCAGGGCTCCGAGTTCGAGTTCACCGACTTCACCCTCCCCAGCCAGACTCAGACGCCCCCCGGCGGCCCCGGCGGCGCGGGAGGCCCGGGTGGAGCGGGCGCAGGCGGCGCGGCCGGCCAGCTCGACGCGCAA GTTGGACCAGAGGGCATCTTGCAGAATGGGGCTGTCGATGACAGTGTGGCCAAGACCAGCCAACTGTTGGCTGAGCTGAACtttgaggaagatgaagaggacaCGTACTACACCAAGGACCTCCCCGTCCACGCCTGCAG TTACTGCGGAATCCATGATCCTGCCTGCGTGGTTTACTGTAATACCAGCAAGAAGTGGTTCTGCAATGGCCGAGGAAATACTTCTGGCAG CCACATTGTAAATCACCTCGTGAGGGCAAAATGCAAGGAAGTGACGCTGCACAAGGACGGGCCTCTGGGCGAGACAGTGCTGGAGTGCTACAACTGCGGCTGCCGCAACGTCTTCCTGCTGGGCTTCATTCCTGCCAAGGCCGACTCTGTGGTGGTGCTGCTGTGCAG GCAGCCCTGTGCCAGCCAGAGCAGCCTGAAGGACATCAACTGGGACAGCTCACAGTGGCAGCCCCTGATCCAGGACCGGTGCTTCCTGTCATGGCTGGTGAAGATTCCCTCCGAGCAGGAGCAGCTAAGAGCACGGCAGATCACTGCCCAGCAGATCAACAAGCTGGAGGAGCTCTGGAAG GAAAATCCCTCAGCCACCCTGGAGGACCTGGAGAAGCCAGGCGTGGACGAGGAGCCACAGCATGTGCTGCTGCGGTACGAGGATGCTTACCAGTACCAGAACATCTTCGGGCCGCTGGTCAAGCTGGAGGCTGACTATGACAAGAAGTTGAAGGAGTCACAG ACTCAAGATAACATCACGGTCAGGTGGGACCTGGGCCTTAACAAGAAGAGAATCGCCTTCTTCACTTTGCCCAAGACTGACTCTGGTAATGAGGATTTAGTCATAATTTGGTTAAGAG ATATGCGGCTCATGCAGGGTGATGAGATCTGTCTGCGGTACAAAGGCGATCTGGCGCCCCTGTGGAAGGGGATCGGCCACGTCATCAAGGTTCCCGATA ATTACGGGGATGAGATTGCTATTGAGCTCCGCAGCAGCGTGGGTGCCCCTGTGGAAGTGACTCACAACTTCCAAGTGGATTTTGTGTGGAAGTCAACCTCTTTTGATAG GATGCAGAGCGCACTGAAGACCTTTGCTGTGGACGAAACCTCTGTGTCTGGGTATATTTACCACAAGCTGCTGGGCCACGAGGTGGAGGATGTGGTCATCAAGTGTCAGCTGCCCAAGCGCTTCACAGCCCAGGGGCTGCCTGACCTCAACCACTCTCAG GTGTATGCTGTGAAGACTGTGCTGCAGAGACCACTCAGCCTCATCCAGGGCCCTCCAGGCACAGGGAAGACTGTGACTTCAGCCACTATTGTCTACCACCTTGCTCGGCAGGGCAACGG GCCTGTGCTGGTCTGTGCTCCAAGTAACATCGCCGTGGACCAGCTCACAGAGAAGATCCACCAGACGGGGCTGAAGGTCGTACGCCTGTGTGCCAAGAGCCGAGAGGCCATTGACTCCCCGGTGTCCTTCCTGGCTTTGCACAACCAGATCAGGAACATGGACAG CATGCCCGAGCTGCAGAAGCTGCAGCAGCTGAAGGATGAGACAGGCGAGCTGTCATCTGCAGATGAGAAGCGGTACCGTGCGCTCAAGCGTACAGCCGAGAGAGAACTTCTCATG AATGCAGATGTCATCTGCTGCACATGTGTGGGTGCTGGTGACCCGAGGCTGGCCAAGATGCAGTTCCGGTCCATCCTCATTGACGAGAGCACACAGGCTACCGAGCCCGAGTGCATGGTGCCCGTGGTCCTTGGGGCCAAGCAG CTGATCCTCGTGGGTGACCACTGCCAGCTGGGCCCAGTGGTGATGTGCAAGAAGGCAGCCAAGGCCGGGCTGTCACAATCGCTCTTCGAGCGCTTGGTGGTGCTGGGCATCCGGCCCATCCGCCTGCAGGTGCAATACCGCATGCACCCTGCACTCAGCGCCTTCCCGTCCAACATCTTCTACGAGGGCTCATTGCAGAATGGTGTCACTGCAG CGGACCGTGTCAAGAAGGGCTTTGACTTCCAATGGCCACAGCCTGACAAGCCCATGTTCTTCTACGTGACACAGGGCCAGGAGGAGATTGCCAGCTCTGGCACGTCCTACCTCAACAG GACGGAGGCAGCCAATGTGGAGAAGATAACGACGAAGCTGTTGAAGGCAGGGGCAAAGCCTGACCAGATTGGCATCATCACGCCGTACGAGGGCCAGCGCTCCTACTTGGTGCAGTACATGCAGTTCAGCGGCTCCCTGCACACAAAGCTCTACCAG GAAGTGGAGATTGCCAGTGTGGATGCCTTCCAGGGCCGGGAGAAGGACTTCATCATTCTGTCCTGCGTGCGCGCCAACGAACACCAGGGTATTGGGTTCCTAAACGACCCCCGGCGTCTCAATGTGGCTCTCACCAGAGCAAG ATACGGCGTGATCATTGTGGGTAACCCAAAGGCGCTGTCGAAGCAGCCCCTGTGGAACCACCTGCTGAGCTACTACAAGGAGCAGAAGGCGCTGGTGGAAGGGCCGCTCAACAACCTGCGGGAGAGCCTCATGCAGTTCAGCAAGCCTCGAAAACTCGTCAACACAGTCAACCCG GGGGCCCGCTTCATGACTACTGCCATGTATGATGCCCGGGAGGCCATCATCCCCGGATCTGTCTATGACCGCAGCAGCCAGG GCCGGCCCTCGAACATGTACTTCCAGACCCATGACCAGATCAGCATGATCAGCGCAGGCCCCAGCCACGTGGCCGCCATGAACATCCCCATCCCCTTCAACCTGGTCATGCCCCCCATGCCGCCACCGGGCTACTTCGGACAGGCCAACGGGCCAGCTGCTG GTCGGGGCACCCCAAAAAGCAAGACTGGCCGTGGGGGCCGCCAGAAGAACCGCTTTGGGCTTCCTGGGCCCAGCCAGACCACCCTTCCCAAcagccaggccagccaagacGTGGCCTCCCAGCCCTTCTCACAGGGAGCCCTCACACAGGGCTACGTGTCCATGAGCCAGCCCTCCCAGATGAGCCAGCCTGGCCTCTCCCAGCCGGAACTGTCCCAG GACAGCTACCTCGGTGATGAGTTTAAGTCACAGATAGATGTGGCACTCTCACAAGACTCCACATACCAGGGAGAGCGGGCGTACCAGCACGGCGGCGTCACCGGGCTGTCCCAGTACTAG